A single genomic interval of Lewinellaceae bacterium harbors:
- a CDS encoding DUF11 domain-containing protein, which produces MGDVVTFTITVTNQGPGSATGVAVEDYVPNGYSGITAISNGGMFAGGTITWSNLTVAAGSS; this is translated from the coding sequence GTGGGCGACGTGGTCACCTTTACGATAACGGTCACGAACCAGGGCCCGGGCAGCGCCACCGGGGTAGCAGTAGAAGACTACGTTCCGAACGGCTACTCGGGCATCACGGCAATCAGCAACGGCGGCATGTTCGCCGGCGGTACGATCACGTGGAGCAACCTGACGGTAGCAGCGGGCAGCAGCTGA